A region from the Streptomyces sp. 3214.6 genome encodes:
- a CDS encoding enoyl-CoA hydratase/isomerase family protein, whose amino-acid sequence MPVLSHSTDGALATIVLDNPPQNRLAREFTDELSEAVDAVTRSEARAVLLRAEGPDFSYGGDFLPWVGADRHILRADFDRAMAVVNQFEQLPVPVLAAVQGLCFGGGFELALRADIIIASESARFGHPEQSLGIVTLLGGIYRVAERAGRARAFEWALTSEQVPATVMAEAGVVNRVVPDEVLQTEAEGFARRIAAGPTQAHSVHKALLRAWATGGIPAADQHMFDLAVPLFETEDVKEGLVSAAAALREGRPRPALAFKGR is encoded by the coding sequence ATGCCCGTTCTCAGCCACTCCACCGACGGCGCTCTTGCCACAATCGTCCTGGACAATCCCCCTCAGAACCGGTTGGCGCGCGAGTTCACCGATGAGCTCTCCGAGGCCGTCGACGCCGTCACCCGCAGCGAAGCCCGTGCCGTCCTGCTGCGGGCCGAGGGCCCTGATTTCAGTTACGGCGGCGACTTCCTGCCCTGGGTCGGCGCCGACCGGCACATCCTTCGTGCCGATTTCGATCGTGCCATGGCCGTGGTCAACCAGTTCGAGCAGCTCCCGGTCCCGGTCCTGGCTGCAGTCCAGGGGCTGTGCTTCGGCGGCGGGTTCGAACTCGCACTGCGGGCCGACATCATCATCGCCAGTGAGAGCGCCCGCTTCGGACACCCTGAGCAGTCCCTGGGCATCGTCACGCTTCTCGGCGGAATCTACCGGGTGGCCGAACGGGCCGGCCGGGCCCGGGCATTCGAATGGGCACTGACCTCCGAGCAGGTGCCCGCAACGGTCATGGCCGAAGCGGGCGTCGTCAACCGCGTCGTCCCGGACGAAGTCCTCCAGACGGAGGCCGAGGGCTTCGCCCGCAGAATCGCCGCCGGGCCCACCCAGGCACACTCCGTGCACAAGGCGCTGCTGCGCGCCTGGGCCACAGGCGGCATCCCGGCAGCCGACCAGCACATGTTCGATCTCGCGGTCCCGCTCTTCGAGACCGAGGACGTCAAGGAAGGCCTCGTCTCGGCCGCCGCGGCGCTCCGTGAGGGCCGTCCCCGGCCCGCGCTCGCCTTCAAGGGCCGTTGA
- a CDS encoding alpha/beta hydrolase has translation MTRLEEVAFPVEGGLTLRGLLYVPHTPGPHPALSMAHGYGGVVRESRLLPFAERFAEAGFVVLLHDHRTFGASDGEPRQDIDPWQQITDWRRAVTYLESRPEVDATRIGLWGTSYAGGHALVLGATDRRLRAVVSQVPTISGFEQGLRRIPAEHSAALEEAFNEDERAQLRGEPPRRQALVGKDPTTPAAYRTPDAVDFYLEQTGKGGWENSVTVRSTRAARMYEPGAWAPRVSPTPLLMVVGNDDHLTPTDLALAAFERALEPKRLVLIDGGHFAPYSTQFPAASQAALDWFRKHLT, from the coding sequence ATGACCCGACTCGAAGAGGTCGCCTTCCCCGTCGAGGGTGGACTGACGCTGCGGGGTCTGCTCTACGTTCCCCACACACCCGGCCCGCATCCGGCCCTCAGCATGGCGCACGGCTACGGCGGCGTGGTCCGCGAATCCCGGCTCCTGCCGTTCGCCGAACGCTTCGCCGAGGCCGGATTCGTCGTGCTGTTGCACGATCACCGCACCTTCGGGGCCAGCGACGGCGAACCGCGTCAGGACATCGACCCCTGGCAGCAGATCACCGACTGGCGGCGTGCCGTCACCTACCTGGAAAGCCGGCCCGAGGTCGACGCCACCCGTATAGGACTGTGGGGCACCAGCTATGCCGGTGGCCACGCACTCGTCCTGGGTGCCACCGACCGCAGGCTGCGCGCCGTCGTCTCCCAAGTCCCCACCATCAGCGGCTTCGAGCAGGGTCTGCGCCGGATTCCGGCGGAGCACTCGGCTGCGCTGGAGGAGGCCTTCAACGAGGACGAGCGGGCTCAGCTGCGGGGTGAACCTCCCCGTCGCCAGGCCCTGGTCGGCAAGGACCCCACGACTCCAGCGGCCTACCGCACACCGGACGCGGTCGACTTCTACCTGGAACAGACCGGAAAGGGCGGCTGGGAAAACTCCGTCACCGTGCGCTCCACCAGAGCGGCCCGCATGTACGAGCCGGGTGCGTGGGCACCGAGGGTCTCTCCCACCCCGCTGCTGATGGTCGTGGGCAACGACGATCACCTCACCCCCACCGACCTGGCGCTGGCGGCATTCGAGCGGGCGCTGGAACCCAAGCGGCTGGTGCTCATCGACGGCGGCCACTTCGCCCCGTACAGCACGCAGTTCCCCGCGGCCTCGCAAGCCGCCCTGGACTGGTTCCGCAAGCACCTCACGTGA
- a CDS encoding flavin reductase family protein encodes MLIDSADLDAKSAYKLLIGSVIPRPIAWVSTVSTEGVANLAPISFFTVVGRKPPRVSLSMQPRSDGVTLKDSFVNIRDTGEFVSNMATLPQVEGLHRSAFDFEPDVDEFDAVALQKEPSDAVRPPRVKGAPIALECTVDRIFSASDGLHHVVWGNVVRFYIRDDLLVAGGRIDFGAIAPVGRLAAEYTLVDNTFVPPLDTEVMRARAGHRIVRLDGKDTDYSPIDTPAWSPSGATTTPG; translated from the coding sequence ATGCTCATCGATTCCGCGGACCTGGACGCGAAGTCCGCCTACAAGCTGCTCATCGGAAGCGTCATTCCCCGTCCCATCGCCTGGGTCAGCACTGTGTCCACCGAGGGCGTGGCCAATCTGGCCCCGATCTCCTTCTTCACTGTTGTGGGCCGCAAGCCGCCCCGGGTGTCGCTGTCGATGCAGCCCCGCTCGGACGGCGTGACGCTGAAGGACAGCTTCGTCAACATCCGGGACACCGGAGAATTCGTGTCGAACATGGCCACATTGCCGCAGGTGGAGGGCCTGCACCGCAGTGCCTTCGACTTCGAGCCGGACGTCGACGAGTTCGACGCGGTCGCTCTGCAGAAGGAACCGTCCGACGCGGTCAGGCCGCCGCGCGTCAAGGGCGCACCCATCGCGCTCGAGTGCACCGTCGACCGCATCTTCTCCGCGTCTGACGGGCTCCACCACGTCGTGTGGGGCAACGTGGTGCGCTTCTACATCAGGGACGACCTCTTGGTCGCGGGCGGCCGGATCGATTTCGGGGCGATCGCCCCGGTGGGACGGCTCGCCGCCGAATACACCCTGGTGGACAACACGTTCGTGCCGCCTCTCGACACGGAAGTGATGCGGGCGCGAGCGGGCCACCGGATAGTGCGGCTGGACGGCAAGGACACGGACTATTCGCCGATCGACACGCCGGCCTGGTCCCCGTCCGGGGCTACGACCACTCCCGGATGA